A stretch of the Procambarus clarkii isolate CNS0578487 chromosome 47, FALCON_Pclarkii_2.0, whole genome shotgun sequence genome encodes the following:
- the LOC138350918 gene encoding uncharacterized protein, with amino-acid sequence MDTATKMKRTLVGLKGHLTRQINKCQNLSQQSTVDYFELEDLLQVAESKFAHIKQHMNLYLTELQSTSIESSELDEVIDELAQYEEDIRVMLLPYKKQIAKNKLTVTSTVRTDPEVKLPQINIPTFSGDENESWDDFWSKFVDAVDSKTNIPPTTKFTYLQGLLRKEALKVISNITLTSDGYTSAVQLLQTNYDNKERTVTVLVQKLLDLPSANNSTESLQNFRLELESLLKALSLKVQIQSAEWMTKVVV; translated from the coding sequence tcgacagattaataaatgtcaaaatctgtcacaacagtcaacgGTTGATTACTTTGAATTAGAGGATTTATTACAAGTTGCTGAAAGTAAATTTGCTCATATTAAGCAACACATGAATTTGTATTTGACCGAACTGCAATCAACCTCTATAGAGAGTAGTGAACTTGATGAGGTTATAGATGAGTTAGCTCAGTATGAAGAAGATATTCGAGTTATGCTTCTACCCTAtaagaagcaaattgctaaaaacaagctGACAGTAACTTCCACTGTACGTACAGATCCTGAGGTTAAATTACCTCAAATcaacatacccacattctctggtgatGAGAACGAAAGTTGGGATGACTTTTGGAGTAAGTTcgtagatgcagtagactctaaaactAACATTCCTCCAACCACtaaattcacttatttacaaggcctGTTAAGAAaggaagccttgaaagtaatctccaatataacactgaccagtgatggttacacatCAGCTGTACAATTGCTCcaaaccaactacgataacaaggagagaactgttactgtcttagttcaaaaattgctagatttaccctctgctaataattctacagaGTCTCTCCAAAATTTCAGACTAGAGTTagagtctttactcaaggccttaagccttaaagtccaaatacAGTCAGCCGAATGGATGACTAAAGTAGTTGTGTAA